In Desulfotignum phosphitoxidans DSM 13687, a single window of DNA contains:
- a CDS encoding formylglycine-generating enzyme family protein, with protein MTASGFAQEKKITNHLGMTFIRVEPGTFQMGSPETETDRKTNEKHHPVKITEPFYLQETEVTLEQWQDIMGKAFLLKKKGGPRTPVTRVSFYDCQKFIRKLNQTDTARYRLPSEKEWEYACRAGTTTAYSWGNDPDCALAMYANTPKRHGECSSYYRSMGLPVNSPAPVASFPPNPWGFYDMHGNVWEWCQDEYTDDIRTPGVNTYDLFSTRPRVRRGGSWYLYGRYMRSANRTYAHPGARFQTTGFRLVLEVD; from the coding sequence ATGACAGCCAGCGGTTTTGCCCAGGAAAAAAAAATCACCAATCATCTGGGCATGACTTTCATCCGTGTGGAACCCGGTACTTTTCAAATGGGAAGCCCTGAGACTGAAACCGACCGGAAAACCAATGAAAAACATCACCCGGTCAAAATCACTGAACCTTTTTATCTTCAGGAAACCGAAGTCACTCTGGAACAATGGCAGGATATTATGGGAAAGGCGTTTCTTCTGAAAAAAAAAGGAGGCCCCCGGACCCCGGTGACCCGGGTGTCTTTTTATGACTGCCAGAAATTCATCAGAAAATTGAACCAAACAGATACCGCCCGATACCGGCTTCCTTCGGAGAAAGAATGGGAGTATGCCTGCCGGGCCGGAACCACCACGGCTTACAGCTGGGGGAACGACCCGGACTGCGCCCTGGCCATGTATGCCAATACCCCGAAACGACACGGAGAATGCAGTTCATATTACCGATCCATGGGACTGCCGGTCAACAGTCCGGCCCCGGTCGCTTCATTTCCGCCCAACCCATGGGGGTTTTACGACATGCACGGCAATGTATGGGAATGGTGCCAGGATGAATATACGGATGATATCAGGACTCCCGGCGTCAATACCTATGATCTGTTTTCCACCAGACCCCGGGTTCGCAGAGGCGGTAGCTGGTACCTGTACGGCAGATATATGCGCAGTGCCAACCGCACCTATGCCCATCCCGGTGCCAGGTTTCAAACCACCGGGTTCCGACTGGTTCTTGAGGTGGATTGA
- a CDS encoding Npt1/Npt2 family nucleotide transporter encodes MRAKLLSFLKIYEEEISLFLWTAALLFIIRSSGIILNNYAETAFLKRYGVEFMPVVNMLNAVATFFITGFLTVFLSKTSGARLLYYIFIFSGIIVTVIRLLIPFGIELLYPLLFMLKSQFELLQALLFWNMCNDLFNTRQSKRLFPLLTAGGVIGLILGSFGTPYFAGLFSLDNLLYLYLVTTIMGAILIKAMGRSYATLIYTEKTGKNAKKKPPMMEEIKRIYPLVKDSILVKIVLVLTFMPNVVIPIMNYQFNYAVNEQFASESAMIHFFGYFRGSLYIVSLFILLFVGRIYGKWGLPVALMFHPFNYMLAFFAFLFRFDVFSAMYARMSTNIIRTTINMPANSILIGLFPESYRNMIRPFLRGTVVRIALFTGSTLILLSTPLFHPRYLTLVALPFMIAWVVAPFVLKSNYSKILLDLISNNMLDIKSMDQKELGQIFNQEKTLSSLETSFLSARGKDAVWYAKLLKNFSPDRLDQLIIKNLENQDETTQVALIKMITPESGPRAAKELIPLMSLKRPETTIAILKLINQHGMDTSDYPVISELVTSKHPVIKGFAGACIHSDRSEDLQQLIADWLTEKDPASCQAGIICAGLSRSQKWIPELKDMLNIPGIDPVIPDIIIALSRLQADEINAVALHYLSHDRADVRRAALDALAIVDDDTLLKTIHLMGDPSDEIHEFAKDKIRTADHQNPRLLVESLGLPSTRIRKGLFNLLDTLDIKEFDVLIFAKKNLAKSYEYLAMAASLENLPQGPMRDLAISHLVERKELILENIVRVLAIHDQTGRMRTAWQGIFSADARQRANAIELLNDILDRKTFNTMLPLLESPNTTVALADGRKLVKIPGFSSDGKQAASELLSSPDWVDVILGLGLIGEIHDLQPASDCIQDLEQSENPYISKEVHMILQKKKSTQDTEVSAKLSLGEKILLLKEIDIFSGLTASELAAISSVTEETEFAEDQEVIKQNSIGETVYLIIEGRVSVIMEKENGNQAEIDQMDSGAAFGEMALIDNSPRSATIRTITPCRFLTLHKQEFKETAMEFPRIALQICSVLSQRIRHLHSLVQEKQ; translated from the coding sequence ATGCGGGCAAAACTCTTAAGCTTCCTGAAAATCTATGAAGAAGAGATCAGCCTGTTTCTTTGGACGGCAGCCCTTCTTTTCATTATCCGGAGTTCAGGTATTATTCTGAACAATTATGCGGAAACCGCTTTTCTGAAAAGATACGGTGTGGAATTCATGCCGGTGGTCAACATGCTAAATGCCGTGGCCACATTCTTCATCACCGGTTTTCTGACCGTTTTTTTAAGCAAGACCTCCGGGGCCAGGCTGTTATACTATATTTTCATTTTTTCAGGAATCATCGTCACGGTCATCCGCCTGCTCATTCCTTTCGGCATTGAGCTGCTGTATCCGTTGCTGTTCATGCTCAAAAGCCAGTTTGAACTTTTGCAGGCATTGCTGTTCTGGAACATGTGCAACGATCTTTTCAATACCCGCCAGTCCAAACGACTGTTCCCGCTCCTCACCGCCGGCGGTGTGATCGGGCTGATCCTGGGCAGTTTCGGCACCCCATATTTTGCAGGCCTTTTCAGTCTGGACAACCTGTTATACCTGTATCTGGTCACCACCATCATGGGTGCGATACTGATAAAAGCCATGGGACGAAGCTACGCCACGTTGATTTACACGGAAAAAACGGGGAAAAACGCCAAGAAAAAACCACCCATGATGGAAGAAATCAAACGGATCTATCCGCTGGTCAAAGATTCCATTCTGGTCAAAATTGTCCTGGTCCTGACATTCATGCCGAACGTGGTCATCCCCATCATGAACTATCAGTTCAATTATGCCGTCAATGAGCAGTTTGCCTCAGAAAGTGCCATGATTCATTTTTTCGGTTATTTCAGAGGCAGTCTGTACATCGTCAGTCTGTTCATTCTTTTGTTCGTGGGCCGGATATACGGCAAATGGGGATTGCCGGTGGCACTCATGTTTCATCCCTTCAACTATATGCTGGCATTTTTCGCCTTTTTGTTCAGATTTGACGTGTTTTCGGCCATGTATGCCAGAATGTCCACCAATATTATCCGCACGACCATTAACATGCCGGCCAACAGCATTCTCATCGGCCTGTTTCCCGAATCCTACCGGAACATGATCCGGCCTTTTCTGCGGGGGACAGTGGTAAGGATCGCATTGTTCACGGGCTCGACATTGATTTTGCTGTCAACCCCGTTATTTCATCCCCGGTATCTGACCCTGGTGGCCCTGCCGTTCATGATCGCCTGGGTAGTGGCCCCGTTTGTGCTCAAATCCAATTACTCGAAAATTCTGCTGGACCTGATTTCCAACAACATGCTGGATATCAAAAGCATGGATCAAAAAGAACTGGGCCAGATCTTCAACCAGGAAAAAACCCTGTCCAGTCTGGAAACTTCTTTTCTGTCAGCCCGGGGAAAAGATGCCGTCTGGTATGCAAAACTGTTGAAAAATTTTTCGCCCGACAGGCTGGATCAGCTGATTATCAAAAACCTGGAAAATCAGGATGAAACCACTCAGGTGGCTCTCATTAAAATGATCACGCCAGAATCCGGACCCCGGGCCGCCAAAGAATTGATCCCTTTGATGTCTTTGAAACGACCCGAGACGACCATTGCCATACTCAAACTCATCAACCAGCACGGCATGGACACAAGTGATTATCCGGTCATATCCGAATTGGTTACCAGCAAACATCCCGTGATTAAAGGATTTGCCGGGGCCTGCATTCACAGCGACCGTTCAGAAGATCTTCAGCAGCTCATTGCCGACTGGCTGACTGAAAAAGATCCGGCATCCTGCCAGGCCGGCATTATCTGTGCCGGCCTGAGCCGCAGTCAAAAATGGATCCCTGAACTCAAAGACATGCTCAATATCCCTGGAATCGACCCGGTCATTCCGGATATCATCATCGCTTTATCCCGGCTTCAAGCCGATGAGATCAATGCGGTGGCACTGCATTATCTGTCCCATGACCGGGCAGATGTCCGCAGGGCAGCACTGGACGCTTTGGCCATTGTTGATGACGACACCCTGCTGAAAACCATTCATCTGATGGGTGATCCATCAGATGAAATTCATGAATTTGCCAAGGATAAAATCAGGACTGCCGACCATCAGAATCCCCGGTTGCTGGTGGAATCATTGGGCCTGCCGTCCACCCGGATACGCAAAGGGCTTTTCAATCTGCTGGATACGCTGGACATTAAAGAATTTGATGTGTTGATCTTTGCCAAAAAGAACCTGGCGAAATCCTATGAATACCTGGCCATGGCTGCATCTCTGGAAAACCTGCCCCAGGGACCCATGCGGGACCTGGCAATATCGCACCTGGTGGAAAGAAAAGAACTGATTTTGGAAAACATTGTCCGGGTTTTGGCGATCCATGATCAAACCGGCCGAATGCGGACCGCCTGGCAGGGAATTTTTTCCGCAGACGCGCGGCAACGGGCCAATGCCATTGAGCTGCTCAATGATATTCTGGACAGAAAAACCTTCAACACCATGCTGCCGTTGCTGGAAAGTCCCAATACCACAGTCGCTCTGGCTGACGGTAGAAAGCTGGTAAAAATTCCCGGATTTTCATCCGATGGCAAACAAGCGGCATCTGAACTGCTGTCTTCCCCGGACTGGGTGGATGTGATTCTGGGCCTGGGACTGATCGGGGAAATCCATGACCTGCAACCGGCATCGGATTGTATCCAGGACCTGGAACAATCCGAGAACCCGTATATTTCAAAGGAAGTCCACATGATCCTGCAAAAAAAGAAATCAACGCAAGATACCGAAGTTTCGGCCAAATTGTCGCTAGGAGAAAAGATACTTCTTCTAAAGGAAATCGACATCTTTTCAGGGTTGACAGCTTCGGAGCTGGCCGCCATTTCATCGGTGACCGAAGAAACCGAATTTGCCGAAGACCAGGAAGTCATCAAGCAGAACAGCATTGGTGAAACCGTATATCTGATCATTGAAGGCCGGGTGTCGGTGATCATGGAAAAAGAAAACGGAAACCAGGCAGAAATTGATCAGATGGATTCCGGTGCCGCTTTCGGAGAAATGGCATTGATCGATAATTCACCCAGATCCGCGACCATTCGAACCATCACCCCCTGCCGGTTTTTGACCTTGCATAAACAGGAATTCAAGGAAACCGCCATGGAATTTCCACGCATCGCCCTGCAGATCTGTTCGGTTTTAAGCCAGCGCATCCGGCATCTGCATTCCCTGGTTCAGGAAAAACAATGA
- a CDS encoding ATP-grasp domain-containing protein — protein sequence MKIGVLTIHGLEFHPNGRLDQAARHRDHHLMLINPYQLVCVLENQGPGIHGCNDAVTNDLPDVVLPRQGSPMGEYGFVILRQFQAMGIPLVNGLEGVTIARHQYITLQSLAVAGIPVPDTCFVTRKALFFDAVDRVGGYPVVVKQPSGMGGDGVFKIDDPTQADTCVNARLDPVKGLLVQRFFPVSGRVDARILVIGGRVAGAMTLSPAPDDFRTNIHRRGRAAAFDPPALWQHMAVAAAKACGLDIAGIDMMGKKSGSPCVVEVNYSPGFRGLEAATGIDIAMEIIDFAVHKAHAASTR from the coding sequence ATGAAAATCGGTGTTCTCACCATCCATGGTCTGGAGTTCCATCCCAACGGCCGGCTGGACCAGGCGGCCCGGCACAGGGATCATCACCTGATGCTCATCAATCCCTATCAGCTGGTCTGTGTGCTGGAAAATCAGGGGCCGGGTATTCACGGCTGTAACGATGCGGTGACCAATGATCTGCCGGATGTGGTCCTGCCCCGCCAGGGATCGCCCATGGGCGAATATGGGTTTGTGATACTCCGGCAGTTTCAGGCCATGGGGATACCGCTGGTCAACGGCCTGGAAGGGGTGACCATAGCCCGGCATCAGTATATCACCCTTCAGTCTCTGGCGGTGGCCGGCATCCCGGTGCCGGACACCTGTTTTGTTACCCGAAAGGCTTTGTTTTTTGATGCCGTGGACCGTGTGGGGGGATATCCGGTGGTGGTCAAGCAGCCCAGCGGTATGGGGGGAGACGGGGTGTTTAAAATCGATGATCCGACCCAGGCAGACACCTGTGTGAATGCCCGGCTGGATCCGGTAAAAGGGTTGCTGGTGCAGCGGTTTTTTCCTGTGTCCGGACGGGTGGATGCCCGGATTCTGGTGATCGGCGGCCGGGTCGCGGGGGCCATGACACTGTCACCGGCCCCGGATGATTTCAGAACCAATATTCATCGCCGGGGCCGGGCTGCGGCGTTTGATCCCCCCGCACTGTGGCAACATATGGCAGTGGCGGCGGCTAAGGCCTGCGGTCTGGATATCGCGGGTATTGACATGATGGGAAAAAAAAGCGGTTCCCCGTGTGTGGTAGAGGTCAACTATTCACCGGGGTTCAGGGGGCTTGAAGCGGCCACAGGCATTGATATCGCCATGGAAATCATTGATTTTGCCGTGCATAAGGCCCATGCAGCATCCACCAGATAA